CGTTCACGCCGTCGAACTGCTCGCCGCGACGAGACCGCTCTTCAAGAACCGCTGCGTATCCACGGTCTATCTCGATGCATGGCGTGGCCGCCATGCGCGCAAAGAGGATCGGTTCTTCGTGTACTGCCGCGGGGTGGAGCACGAGCTGTCCGAAGAAGAGCAGCGACTATTTTTAGCGCAGCATCGCGACGAGTCAGTTGATGCTGTTTTCACTCACGGGCGGAGCCTGGGTCTGATCAAGCCGCGGATCCTGCAGGTCTACGAAGAGCGCGCGCGGTCGAAGCAGCGCGAGACGGAGTACGAGCAGTATATACGGTTCAATTTCAAAGATGGCGCAGGCAGGGTATACCGGCGGTGGCCCTGCCGCTGCGCGGCCTTTTACGATGCCTGGACCGAGATGAAACGGAAGCACCGGTGGACCTGCGGCTGGCGCATGCTCACGTATCTGCGGCGGCATGAAACGTATTTTGCCATCGGGCTCACTCATACCGATTACGGGCGATCAACGCTGGAATACGGCGCGTATCCGATGATCGTGGGTGTGCATCTGGTGGCCCGCTCGAAGCGCGGTGTGCCCGCTCAATAACATACTAGACACTGAGAATGAGGAAGGAACAATCCTGTGAGGGCTAGTTCCTCCGCCTGCTACACGCGGATTGCGGTAAGCTGCGACCTCAAACCCAGCCACGTAAATGCATCGCTTCCACCACACGATCAACCGCGACGACGTATGCGGCCTGTCGCATGTTGATACCATAGCCCCGTGAGGCATCGAGCACAGAACGGTATGCGGCCGTCATCTTCTTTTCCAGGCGCTCGTAAACCTCTTCAATGGGCCAGCAGTACATGCTGATGTTCTGCACCATCTCGAAATACGAGACCGTGACACCGCCGGCGTTACAGAGGAAATCCGGGATCACGTGCACGCCCTTCTCGTAGAGTATCTTATCGGCCTCGGGCGTGGTAGGCCCGTTGGCGAGCTCTGCGAGGATCTTCGCCTTGATATTGCCCGCGTTCTGCTCCGTGATCACGTTCTCCAGCGCGGCGGTGATGAGGATATCCACCTCGAGTTCGAGCAGCTCCGCGTTCGTGATGGCCGCCGTATCCGGTGTCTCGACGACCGACCTGGTAGCTGCTTTGTAGCTGCAGACCTGCTCCAGGTTCAGCCCGTTCTTATTATAAGCGCCACCCTTTGAGTCGCTTACCGCGACGACGTTCGCGTCGAAGAGCTCTTTACAGAGAAATGCCGCGTTACAGCCCGCGTTGCCGTAGCCCTGGATGGCAACTGTTGCATGCTTCAGGTTAAGTCCGAGCTCCTTTGCCGCCTCCCGGATCGTGTACATCCCGCCACGCGCGGTCGCATCCTCGCGGCCACAGGAGCCGCCGATGCAGACCGGCTTACCGGTGATACAGCCAAAGATGTTGCGGCCCGCGAGCTTTGAATACTCATCCATCATCCAGGCCATCACCTGCGAGGTCGTATACACATCAGGGGCAGGAACATCCTTATCGGGCCCGATGAACTGCCAGATCTGATTGATATACGCCCGGCTCAACCGCTCCAGCTCATGCTCAGAGAGCGACTTCGAATCGCAGACAACGCCACCTTTGCCGCCGCCCAGTGGTAATCCGAGCAGCGAGCACTTCCAGGTCATCCAGGCCGCGAGCGCACGCACGGTATCGATCGTCTCTGCAGGATGGAATCGAATACCGCCTTTCGTCGGCCCCAGCGCATTGTTATACTGAACCCTGAACCCCTGAAAGACCCGCGTCGTCCCGTCATCCATCCGTACCGGAATGGATACATGCAGCTCCCGCATAGGATGTCGTAAGAACTCGTGCACATCCTTGTCCAGCATGAGTATCGCCGCGCATTCGTCCAGCTGTTTCTGCGCCATCACAAACGGATTCTGTTCGGTCATGTCTCTACCGCTTGTTGTATTATCAGTGGATACATAAAAGACACATGAGCATGCAGCACAGCGCCACTAAAGGATGGTAAACGGCCGCCCAAAACGCCCTTGCACGTGGTACTTCGCGCTTCCTGGAATGCGCTTACGCTCGTCGAATGGTTTGTAGAACGATACCACTACTCGACCGAGACCGTGACGGTCTCCTTCCGCTCAGGTTCAGGCTCGAGCTCGGTCTTGTACTGCTCGAGGAGCGTGATCTCCTTCTCGATCAGCTTCGTAAAGGCTTGCAGGGTACTGATCCGCCATTCGATGAGCTTCGCCGCGAGCTTCGAGGGCTGGGACACGTAGCCCTCCAGCGAGCCGAGAGCGTTACCCGTGAGGTCTGACGCGATCTTGAAGGGTACCGTCGCGGTACCCGCAAGAATGCGAACCGCCTTGACCAGATCTTCATCTTCCCAACTCATTTTTTCTCCTTTTTCCATCGTTCATCAGTGAAGTATATATGGAGCGCGTCATTTAAGAGCTTCGCCTTATCAAGCTTCATGAGGTGCGCAATCGCGGGAAGCGGAATGAAATTACGCGCTTCGCCTATGTCAGTTGCGATAACGACCGAAAGATCCTCACCCACTCGCTCCACCTCGGTCACTTCACGGTAATTGCCCGTGGACGGGAGCGGCACGACCACTTCCAGGCCGCCTTCGATCTCCTTGACGGTGATCGCATGCCCCTGGTAATAGACCTGTGCGGGATCTTCACCATCGAATAATTCCTGGCCCACCTCAGTGAGGAGCTTCAAGCCCTTTACCTCAGATTGGAAGAGCCGGAGCTTCTTCAAGGGCAGTGGATGGAATGCCAGTTCTGAATCCGCTATATACCGTTCCTGCGCCTCTTTCCAGTCCCTGAAGTACGCATCGTGCACGCCTTCGGGAATGATCTTGTTCATCACCGCGAGATCGACGTTAATGTCGTAGAGGTTGGCGAGCAGATACGTCCGTTTCAGGTTCTGTATGCTGAATGCCTCGGGATTCGCGATCAAGCGTAAGCTGGTGACCGTACGATCAGAGATGATCTTCTGCAGCCTCTGAAGTATCCGCAGGAGCTTGATATCCTGACTGATGACCTCCTTGCCCGGTGTGGGGATCCCCACGATCGGCTCAGCCACCTTCGCCAGGCCCACGAACGGTGCCACGAGCTTGATCACCTTCGTGGCTGTAGAGCCGAGCAGCGTGGGCAGATAAATGTTCTTCAGCGCGTCGCCCGAGGGCACGGTATCGAGCACGATCACGTCGTACTGCTTCGATTCCACGTACTCGACCAGCTTCAAGAGCGAGACGAACTCGGTCATATTCGGCAGCGCGGCGATCTCGTAGGCCAGCACCTCATCGACCCCTTTTGACTTGAAGAGCGAGACGACGTACTCCTGGATCGCCCCGTAGGACTCCCGCGCCTCCCGTATCGGATCGATCTGCACCGCCCAGAGCTTCTCCATGATCGCCGTCGGCCGGTAGTGCACATCAGTCTCGAGCGCGTCCGAGAGCGTATGTGCTGGATCTGACGAGATGATCAGGGTCTCATAGCCTCGCTGGGAGAGCGCCAGCGCCGTGGCACTGGAGATGACCGATTTCCCCGCGCCGCCCTTGCCGGTATAAAAGATTACGCGCATGCGTTTTTAGTTCCTCGTTTGGGTACTGTAGAGCTCATGAATCGTGGAGACGTCACGTCCCCAGCTCTATACACACCTTCCATTCTGAATTACGGGTTAATAAAGGATATTCGGAGTCCGTCCTCGACAAGTTTGGCCTTTACGAGCCGCATTGCACGTGCGCGTGCGGGTAACGCGACGAAGTTCCGTACCTCGCCCAGCTCGGTCGCCATCACCACCGAGAGATCCTCGCCCACGCGCTCGACCTCACAGCGGGCCGCGCAGTTGCTCGCGGACGGCAGCGGCACCAGAAGCTCGAGGCCCGCCTCGGTCGTTCGAACCTTCACGGGCTCCCCGGTGTAATAGATCTGTGCAGGGTCTTCTGAGCCGAAGAGCGCCTCACCGATGCTTGAAAGACTGGCCAGGCCGCGGATCGGTGGCGGGACGAGCTCGAGTCTCTTGAGCGGCACGGGTCGAATCGCGGCCGCCAGCTCCGCCTGATTACGCTCCTGCTCCGCGCTCCAGACGGCCGAACACGACTGGAGCAGTTCGTCCGGCATGACCCCGTTCATGATCGCGAGATCAACGTTGATCCCGTAGAGTTGTGCGAGGAGAAACGTCCGCTTCATGCTCTGGATACTGGCGGTATCGGGCGTTGCGATCACCCGTAAGCTGGTGTGTTCGCGATCGTGTATGATGCGCTTCACGTTCCTGAGCGTCTCGAGTAGTTTGATATCTTCGTCGAGCACCTGCCGGTCGGGAGTAGGGATACCAATGATCGGCTCGGCCACCTTCGCGACCGCCGCAAACGGAGCGGTCAATTTGATGAGCGTTGCGGCATTCGAGCCGAGCAGCGCCGGCAGATAGACGTTCCTCAAGGATTCACCCGACGGGAGCGTATCAAGGACAACCGCATCGTAGGCGTGCGCGTCACCGAACTCAACAAGTTTCAGGAGCGCGATGAGCTCGCTGGTCAGCGGTAATGAGGCGAAGGCATAAACGAGCTGCTCATCCAGCTCTTCGACCCTGAAGAGTGCGAGCACATAATCGTGGATGCGCTGATAGTTCGCCTGGATCTCACGGAGCGGATCGATCTGCAGTGCCCAGAGCTGCGCGGCGATCTGCGTGGGCACAGACTGAACGTCGGTCTCGAACTGTGTGGAAAGGGCATAAGCAGGCTCGGTCGAGATGAACAGTGTACGATAGCCGCGTTGCGCCAGTTTCAGTGCCGTTGCCGCTGAGATAACCGACTTACCCACGCCGCCCTTGCCGGTGTAGAAGAGCACTCT
This genomic interval from Methanomicrobia archaeon contains the following:
- a CDS encoding Glu/Leu/Phe/Val dehydrogenase, giving the protein MTEQNPFVMAQKQLDECAAILMLDKDVHEFLRHPMRELHVSIPVRMDDGTTRVFQGFRVQYNNALGPTKGGIRFHPAETIDTVRALAAWMTWKCSLLGLPLGGGKGGVVCDSKSLSEHELERLSRAYINQIWQFIGPDKDVPAPDVYTTSQVMAWMMDEYSKLAGRNIFGCITGKPVCIGGSCGREDATARGGMYTIREAAKELGLNLKHATVAIQGYGNAGCNAAFLCKELFDANVVAVSDSKGGAYNKNGLNLEQVCSYKAATRSVVETPDTAAITNAELLELEVDILITAALENVITEQNAGNIKAKILAELANGPTTPEADKILYEKGVHVIPDFLCNAGGVTVSYFEMVQNISMYCWPIEEVYERLEKKMTAAYRSVLDASRGYGINMRQAAYVVAVDRVVEAMHLRGWV
- a CDS encoding ArsA family ATPase — translated: MRVIFYTGKGGAGKSVISSATALALSQRGYETLIISSDPAHTLSDALETDVHYRPTAIMEKLWAVQIDPIREARESYGAIQEYVVSLFKSKGVDEVLAYEIAALPNMTEFVSLLKLVEYVESKQYDVIVLDTVPSGDALKNIYLPTLLGSTATKVIKLVAPFVGLAKVAEPIVGIPTPGKEVISQDIKLLRILQRLQKIISDRTVTSLRLIANPEAFSIQNLKRTYLLANLYDINVDLAVMNKIIPEGVHDAYFRDWKEAQERYIADSELAFHPLPLKKLRLFQSEVKGLKLLTEVGQELFDGEDPAQVYYQGHAITVKEIEGGLEVVVPLPSTGNYREVTEVERVGEDLSVVIATDIGEARNFIPLPAIAHLMKLDKAKLLNDALHIYFTDERWKKEKK
- a CDS encoding ArsA family ATPase; the encoded protein is MRVLFYTGKGGVGKSVISAATALKLAQRGYRTLFISTEPAYALSTQFETDVQSVPTQIAAQLWALQIDPLREIQANYQRIHDYVLALFRVEELDEQLVYAFASLPLTSELIALLKLVEFGDAHAYDAVVLDTLPSGESLRNVYLPALLGSNAATLIKLTAPFAAVAKVAEPIIGIPTPDRQVLDEDIKLLETLRNVKRIIHDREHTSLRVIATPDTASIQSMKRTFLLAQLYGINVDLAIMNGVMPDELLQSCSAVWSAEQERNQAELAAAIRPVPLKRLELVPPPIRGLASLSSIGEALFGSEDPAQIYYTGEPVKVRTTEAGLELLVPLPSASNCAARCEVERVGEDLSVVMATELGEVRNFVALPARARAMRLVKAKLVEDGLRISFINP